CGGCGCCACCGACACCGGGGATCACACCGAGCGCGTCCAGGCCGACCTTCCACATCGGTGCGCCGCCCATCCAGTGGCCGGCCATCGCCGCGCCGGCGAACGCGACCGAGCCGGCACCGAGGATCGCCGAGGCGACCTGACCGCCGACGGGGATGACGTTGACGACGATGGCGGCGGCCGCGAGCGCGGCGGAGATCGTGGAGAACAGGTCCGCGTTGTCGATCAGGAAGTTCTTGAAGCCGTCCCAGGCTCCCTTCAGACCGTCCGTGATCTTGTCCCAGACGCTGATGTCCGGCGGCCGGTTGTTCGCGGCCTCGCGAATGGCGTTCTCGGCCTTAGCGGCCTGCTCCTCCCAGTACTTGCGGAGCGCCTCGCCGTCCTGGATGAGGAGCTTGAGGTCGGTCGCGGCGTCCTGGGCGGCCCGGGAGGCGGAGTCGGCCTCCTCCGACAGGGCCTTGGCCTGCTGCTCGGTGAGCTGCTGGAACATCGCGCCCTCGATCTTGACGTTGACCCGGTCGACGTCGGCGTTCTTCTGCTCGAGCCGCTTGCGGGCCTCGACCGCGCGCTCCTCCAGGTTCTTGGCCTGGCGCTGCATGGTCTCCAGCTCGTCGTGCCAGCCCTTGAGCGCCCGGGAGCAGGCGTTCATCGACTCGTGGCCCTGCTGGAGGTACTTGGGCAGCTCGCCGACCTTCTCCTGGAACTTCTTGGCGGCCTCGCCGTCCCAGATGCCGTCCGTCTTGCCGATGCCGACGAGCATCTCGCGCATCTCGTCGAGCTCGTCGCCGACCGTCTTGACGTCGTACGCCAGCGACTGGATCGTGTGCAGGTCACCCTTGGCCGGATTGAACGTCAGTCCGGGCCAGTTGGGATCGTCGAACATCCCCATCGTCTTCTCCCCGTTGTGTGCGTGTGCGCGTTGTCAAAGCGGTGGTGCGGAGGTGGTGCAGCGGTGCTGCGGGCTACTTCTGGCTGAAGCCCTTCTGCAAATCCTGATCGGTCGACCGGTACGCCTCGAGCGTCTTCTGGAGCCCCTCGTGCAGCTGCTTGGCGCCGTCGGCGATGCGCTTGATGCCGTCGCCCCAGTCGTCCTGGAAGTCGTCACAGGCGTTGTCGAGACCGTCCGTGCCCAGGCCCTTGGGACCGACCTTGTTCAGCCGCTCCTGGGCGCCGCGCATACGGTCGTCCACCTGGTCCAGCCTGTTGATCAGGGTCTTCATACGATCGACATCGATCTGGAAGTCCGCCATCCCCGTTGCCTCCCCGTAGCGTCATCGGTGATCGCCGGTCAGACTATCGGAGCAGCAACTTCCGGCCTACCTGGCGGTGTTCGCTGTCGCCAATTTGTGGCATGCGCACGCTCAGGCGCGGTCCCATACGTGCAGGACGGCCTGGGCGTAGGCGAGGCGTGGGTCCAGACGGGGTGAGGCGAGGCGGTACTTGCGGCCTGTCTGGTACTCGATCACGGGGTCCGGCTCGCCGTCCCGGCGCCACCGGGTCCAGGTCGGCGGCTCCAGCTCCCAGGCGGCTTCCTTCTTCGCCTCACCCTTCTCGCCGAGCAGCAGCCAGAGCGCTCCCTGCGCCGACATGACCGCCCAGCACAGGAAGTAGATCGGGGAGATCAGGACGAACACCGTCCACGCCTTGCCGGTCCCCACCTCGCCGGCCAGCGGTCCCTCTCCCTGGGCGGGCTGCACGCTCCACCGCACGCGGCGCGGCCACGGCAGGGTCCGGCCACCGCGCCGGGTGATCCGGCCGAGCGGGACGCCGTCGCCGCCGTAAACCTCGTAGACACCGTCGCCGACGGACCGTACGGAAGCGAGCGGTTCGCCGTTCGGGCCGCTGAGGGTGAACGGCGGCCGGCTCTGGCGGCCACCCTTCGGGGCGTCCTGGGGGACGTGGACGTACGCCAGCGGCGGGCCCTGGGGACCGGGGCCGGCCTGTTGGACGGTGGTGGCCGGCTCCCCCGGTGCGGCCTTGTCGTATCTGCGCAGTCTCTTGTTGGGGACGTGGATCACGGTCTCCGCAGGACCGGGCGCCTGGCCGTACGGCCCCGGTTGCTGAGCCTGCGGGGCCCATTCCTGGCTGCTGTGGTTCATGGCCGCCCAACTGTCGGTCCGGTTGACGTTGACGGTCGACAGACTCTCAAAAGTGGGTCGGCGATGTCGCGGGGTGGTCGGCGTCGGCGGGGCCGCGGCCGACTTGTCCACAGAACTTCCACACCCCGCACCCGAAGGTGTACGGCCCCTGCCGGATCAGCCCTCGGTACGGCGGGCCTGCCACAGGTCGCGCAGCAGCGCGATCTCCGCCATGTGGTGGATGAGTTCCAGGTTGGAGCCCCACAGCGTGGCGATGTACGGCTCGTCCGGGGCGGAGCCGTAGGGGTACTGGGAGAAGCCGATGGTGTCGAGCTGTTCCTCCGTCACCTGGCCGACGGCCTCACGCCAGCGGTCGAGCAGGGACCAGAAGCGTTCCTGGGCGAGGGAGGCGGAGGGGGTGAAGTCGACCAACTGGTGGGGATCCGTGCGGCGTTCGCCGAAGGTCCACTCCCATTCACCGGCGAAGCAGGAGTGGAGGTGCGCGAGCCGCCACGCGATGGTGGTGACCGGGCTGATGTCGGGTTCCACGGGGCCGGTGTGGGCGAGGACCTCCTCGACCCGCTCGACGCTCACGCTCCAGTCCTCGGCGATCTTGGCGACGCTCATGCCGTCGGCGGCCTGCCGGGCGACCTCGGCGTACTCGCCCGACGGGATGTCCGGGGCGCCCTTGTCGATGACCCACTCACCGGGACCGTAGGCCCGAGGTGTCACCGCCTCGCCGCGGCGCCGGATCGACCAGCAGCCGGGGACCGGCTCCCAGAGGTACTCCTCGTCGCCGAGCCCTTCGAGCCGTATCTGCGCCCGCTCCCTCACGCAGTCGAACTGGTCCAGCAGTACGCCCAGTCGGTCGGTCCGTATGCGTCCCGTCTCCATGCCCCGGCTCCCCTCGCCCTCATGTCCCGGCGGAGGCTAACCGCCCGCCGATGAGAGCGCGACGGATTTCCGCGCCCTCCGGTTCCGTTCGGAAAGGTCTGCGCCAACTGGGCTTCAGTTCAAGTCAAGTGACACCGGATCAACTTGTTCACAAGATTCGATCAAAGTTACGTTGCCCCGAGAAACTTTCGAACGGGGGTCCCTGTGGGTGTAGTCCTGCCGAGCGAGCTGGATGCGGCCCTGGACCTGATAGGCATCAGCTGGCCCAATGTCGACGAGGACGACTACCGCGACATGGCCCAGGCCATGCGGGAGTTCGCCGACGACATCGACGACGGCGCCGCGGACGCGCACCAGGCGATCACCGACCTGGTCGGCGGCAACGAAGGCCTCGCGATCCAGGCGCTCGAGAGGCACTGGGATCTCGTCAAGGGCAAGCACCTGACCAACCTCGCCGAAGCGGGCCGGGTGGCGGCGACCGCGCTGGACGCGGTCGCCGTACTGATCGAGGGCGCGAAGATCGCCGCGATCGCCCAACTCGGCATCCTCGCGGCGGAGATCGCGGCCGCCATCGCCGCCGCCCCGCT
Above is a window of Streptomyces griseorubiginosus DNA encoding:
- a CDS encoding putative T7SS-secreted protein, translating into MGMFDDPNWPGLTFNPAKGDLHTIQSLAYDVKTVGDELDEMREMLVGIGKTDGIWDGEAAKKFQEKVGELPKYLQQGHESMNACSRALKGWHDELETMQRQAKNLEERAVEARKRLEQKNADVDRVNVKIEGAMFQQLTEQQAKALSEEADSASRAAQDAATDLKLLIQDGEALRKYWEEQAAKAENAIREAANNRPPDISVWDKITDGLKGAWDGFKNFLIDNADLFSTISAALAAAAIVVNVIPVGGQVASAILGAGSVAFAGAAMAGHWMGGAPMWKVGLDALGVIPGVGGAGKALISGGKALFTGAREAGALASGAKVMMNQIKNPMSTKMINWGLGKFGKAVDPSLITGGVKGFSTGFGLGHLISGGNEGEGAPAVSTQPAPATGQPRPEPQVTTMPWPASGDKFHQTLAA
- a CDS encoding DinB family protein, giving the protein METGRIRTDRLGVLLDQFDCVRERAQIRLEGLGDEEYLWEPVPGCWSIRRRGEAVTPRAYGPGEWVIDKGAPDIPSGEYAEVARQAADGMSVAKIAEDWSVSVERVEEVLAHTGPVEPDISPVTTIAWRLAHLHSCFAGEWEWTFGERRTDPHQLVDFTPSASLAQERFWSLLDRWREAVGQVTEEQLDTIGFSQYPYGSAPDEPYIATLWGSNLELIHHMAEIALLRDLWQARRTEG